One region of Oryza sativa Japonica Group chromosome 5, ASM3414082v1 genomic DNA includes:
- the LOC4339047 gene encoding uncharacterized protein isoform X2 translates to MFHPSSSSSPPTYSDSSMHHALSFSSALPTAPTEIPGSGGGFVDDKGSMFSLPNVAGSAPPPSYYSSLPSFYIHRSTSSHSLLHHRLSDLLNSNAAFSYSSAPACQLQPLPPVSSSTSSSSGDLLEFSSGTLRRVFSTGDLQAMNVPPSPPPPPPFSGDICIQEVGGPFSQKVGRYSAEERKERIERYRVKRQQRNFHKKITYACRKTLADSRPRVQGRFARNAETEADAEADAVAGLDTEVYGNGYGYCAYSGLTNSISSNCYDNQSQSQWWGTPAGAANWQHQQQKQQLGFDVAVDGDDEDYELCCGPASLTCAQGPDPELI, encoded by the exons ATGTTccatccttcttcttcctcgtcgccaccAACCTACAGTGACTCCTCCATGCACCATGCACTGAGCTTCTCTTCGGCTCTGCCCACAGCTCCAACTGAAATtcctggcagcggcggcggtttcgTCGACGACAAGGGCAGCATGTTCTCTCTTCCCAATGTTGCgggctcggcgccgcctccctcctacTACTCTTCCCTCCCTTCCTTCTACATCCACAGGAGCACCAGCTCGCACTCCCTCCTTCACCACCGGTTGTCTGACCTCCTCAACAGTAATGCCGCATTCTCTTACTCGTCTGCTCCAGCTTGCCAATTGCAGCCCCTCCCACCTGTTTCTTCCTCCACTTCATCATCCTCCGGCGATCTCTTGGAGTTCAGCTCCGGGACCCTGCGCCGTGTCTTCAGCACCGGCGACCTGCAG GCGATGAATGtaccgccatcgccaccgccaccgccgccgttttCAGGTGACATCTGCATCCAGGAGGTCGGCGGCCCGTTTTCGCAGAAGGTGGGCCGTTACAGCGCCGAGGAACGCAAGGAGAGGATCGAGAGGTACCGCGTCAAGCGCCAACAGAGGAACTTCCACAAGAAGATCACT TATGCCTGCAGGAAGACGCTGGCAGATAGCAGGCCAAGGGTGCAGGGCCGCTTCGCGAGGAACGCCGAAACCGAGGCCGATGCCGAGGCCGATGCGGTGGCCGGCCTGGACACCGAGGTGTACGGCAATGGCTATGGATACTGCGCCTACAGCGGCCTCACCAACAGTATCAGCAGCAATTGCTACGACAACCAGAGCCAGAGCCAGTGGTGGGGAACGCCAGCTGGCGCGGCCAATTGGCAGCaccagcagcagaagcagcagcttggtttcgacgtcgccgtcgacggcgacgacgaggactaCGAGCTGTGCTGTGGGCCAGCATCGCTGACATGTGCTCAGGGACCTGACCCTGAGCTGATCTGA
- the LOC4339047 gene encoding uncharacterized protein isoform X1: MFHPSSSSSPPTYSDSSMHHALSFSSALPTAPTEIPGSGGGFVDDKGSMFSLPNVAGSAPPPSYYSSLPSFYIHRSTSSHSLLHHRLSDLLNSNAAFSYSSAPACQLQPLPPVSSSTSSSSGDLLEFSSGTLRRVFSTGDLQAMNVPPSPPPPPPFSGDICIQEVGGPFSQKVGRYSAEERKERIERYRVKRQQRNFHKKITVLAYKTAFPFPLQAIDHGSYCSSSSSSSPGRFQYACRKTLADSRPRVQGRFARNAETEADAEADAVAGLDTEVYGNGYGYCAYSGLTNSISSNCYDNQSQSQWWGTPAGAANWQHQQQKQQLGFDVAVDGDDEDYELCCGPASLTCAQGPDPELI, encoded by the exons ATGTTccatccttcttcttcctcgtcgccaccAACCTACAGTGACTCCTCCATGCACCATGCACTGAGCTTCTCTTCGGCTCTGCCCACAGCTCCAACTGAAATtcctggcagcggcggcggtttcgTCGACGACAAGGGCAGCATGTTCTCTCTTCCCAATGTTGCgggctcggcgccgcctccctcctacTACTCTTCCCTCCCTTCCTTCTACATCCACAGGAGCACCAGCTCGCACTCCCTCCTTCACCACCGGTTGTCTGACCTCCTCAACAGTAATGCCGCATTCTCTTACTCGTCTGCTCCAGCTTGCCAATTGCAGCCCCTCCCACCTGTTTCTTCCTCCACTTCATCATCCTCCGGCGATCTCTTGGAGTTCAGCTCCGGGACCCTGCGCCGTGTCTTCAGCACCGGCGACCTGCAG GCGATGAATGtaccgccatcgccaccgccaccgccgccgttttCAGGTGACATCTGCATCCAGGAGGTCGGCGGCCCGTTTTCGCAGAAGGTGGGCCGTTACAGCGCCGAGGAACGCAAGGAGAGGATCGAGAGGTACCGCGTCAAGCGCCAACAGAGGAACTTCCACAAGAAGATCACTGTACTGGCCTACAAAACCGCATTTCCATTTCCCTTGCAAGCAATTGACCATGGCAGCTACTGtagctcatcatcatcatcatcccctGGCCGTTTCCAGTATGCCTGCAGGAAGACGCTGGCAGATAGCAGGCCAAGGGTGCAGGGCCGCTTCGCGAGGAACGCCGAAACCGAGGCCGATGCCGAGGCCGATGCGGTGGCCGGCCTGGACACCGAGGTGTACGGCAATGGCTATGGATACTGCGCCTACAGCGGCCTCACCAACAGTATCAGCAGCAATTGCTACGACAACCAGAGCCAGAGCCAGTGGTGGGGAACGCCAGCTGGCGCGGCCAATTGGCAGCaccagcagcagaagcagcagcttggtttcgacgtcgccgtcgacggcgacgacgaggactaCGAGCTGTGCTGTGGGCCAGCATCGCTGACATGTGCTCAGGGACCTGACCCTGAGCTGATCTGA
- the LOC4339048 gene encoding protein NETWORKED 2A, with the protein MLQRAASNAYSWWWASHIRTTQSKWLDTTLHEMEDRVKAMLNLIGADGDSFGKKAELYFKSRPELINHVEEMFRSYQALADRYDRISSELHKANHTIATAFPDQIQFSMQDADGEGFQKAISGIDLSNFKFPALEGLPMGSRGASRGTSPVPKRTQMHRRITSHMNKENAQEEIDKLQKQILVLQTEKEFLKTSYDSALGRYLDIEKQVVELQDEVCSLQDAFSTGAAIEDNEARALMAARAIVSCEDTLVNLQDQQRRSSEEARTEFKRFIEAKKKLDTFKAECGQPHTQNDEPDNSDKEYIHAMPSGDVDDSVQNEIRFDLQEVCQKVKELIELHPGVSVTDLADKVDRLVEKVIDLELATTSQNAQINRMKTEIDDLHKCLQALEEEKSALVADSSKLVDRLKQVEEVLQAVQHLGNSIQNGTQNIHKEMNAACSELAEFVEKLHEPEPQNSGFMNSSQESSCQEEDSEVTSQYAKKQTSDSIDGSKNEVEKQDKGSEGPLVQQHPDTNGSDGEDKILLEGYASVLQSYKGTEQKLSEIEKTNQEYHSRSMSELKDLKSANAMKDEEIHSLRRMLSSLQRKMNAPAPENVDKSEETSKISTTPVTEDKEIAEIEEYMKQCQVEEQLASSISEEKFRAEIDRVLENNLGFWLRFSTSYHQIRNFQTSFDKLKTEMDKLIDAQAQCGADGVPISYQVAKLESAVLEKKFRDLNTDLQVWIEKNVLLKGELENRFSSLCGIQEEISKIATLDKSDEVHFTPFQAAKLQGEVLNMKQENNKVAKELEAGLDHVRGLQVEVGRVLLKLRENLELSIARSNRAQQNFRNLSTKAGVPLRTFLFGTKPKKPSLFSCMGPGVHKHHSGSRAGRR; encoded by the exons ATGCTTCAGCGCGCGGCGAGCAACGCCTACTCCTGGTGGTGGGCGTCGCACATCCGCACCACCCAGTCCAAGTGGCTCGACACCACCCTCCACG AGATGGAGGACAGGGTGAAGGCCATGCTCAACCTCATCGGAGCGGACGGCGACTCGTTCGGCAAGAAGGCGGAGCTCTACTTCAAGAGCCGGCCCGAGCTCATCAACCACGTCGAGGAGATGTTCAGGTCCTACCAGGCGCTGGCTGACCGCTATGACCGGATATCCAGCGAGCTGCACAAGGCCAACCACACCATTGCCACAGCGTTCCCGGACCAGATCCAATTCTCCATGCAAGATGCCGATGGGGAAGGATTCCAGAAGGCGATATCCGGGATCGATCTCAGCAACTTCAAATTTCCTGCGCTGGAAGGTTTGCCAATGGGGTCACGCGGCGCTAGCCGGGGAACCAGCCCGGTCCCGAAGAGGACCCAGATGCACCGGAGGATCACCTCCCACATGAACAAGGAAAATGCACAGGAGGAGATCGACAAGCTGCAAAAGCAAATCCTGGTGCTGCAGACTGAGAAGGAGTTCTTGAAGACCTCTTATGACAGCGCGCTGGGCAGGTATCTGGACATTGAGAAGCAGGTGGTGGAGTTGCAGGATGAAGTTTGCAGCTTGCAGGATGCTTTTAGCACTGGCGCGGCCATTGAAGACAATGAAGCCCGGGCATTGATGGCTGCACGAGCCATTGTGTCTTGCGAGGATACATTGGTTAATTTACAGGACCAGCAACGTAGATCATCTGAAGAGGCAAGAACTGAGTTTAAACGATTCATTGAAGCAAAGAAGAAGCTTGATACCTTCAAAGCTGAGTGTGGGCAGCCTCATACGCAAAATGATGAACCTGATAACAGTGACAAAGAATACATCCATGCAATGCCATCTGGGGATGTTGATGATTCTGTTCAGAATGAGATCAGGTTTGACCTGCAGGAAGTATGCCAAAAGGTCAAAGAACTAATTGAATTGCACCCAGGGGTATCGGTCACTGATTTAGCAGATAAGGTTGACCGACTTGTGGAGAAGGTAATCGACCTAGAGCTTGCTACCACTTCACAGAATGCTCAGATCAATAGAATGAAGACTGAGATAGACGACCTTCACAAGTGCCTGCAAGCCTTGGAGGAAGAGAAGTCGGCTTTGGTTGCTGATTCCAGTAAGCTGGTAGACAGATTGAAGCAAGTTGAAGAGGTTTTGCAAGCAGTCCAACATCTTGGAAACTCCATACAAAATGGGACACAGAATATTCATAAAGAAATGAATGCAGCCTGCAGTGAACTTGCTGAATTTGTAGAAAAATTACATGAACCTGAGCCCCAAAACAGTGGTTTCATGAATTCATCCCAAGAGTCAAGTTGTCAAGAAGAAGATTCAGAGGTAACAAGTCAGTATGCCAAGAAACAAACATCCGACTCAATAGATGGTTCAAAGAATGAAGTGGAGAAACAAGATAAAGGCTCCGAGGGTCCTTTGGTGCAGCAACATCCTGACACAAATGGATCTGATGGTGAGGACAAGATTTTATTAGAGGGGTATGCATCTGTCCTTCAGAGCTACAAGGGTACAGAGCAAAAGCTGTCAGAAATTGAGAAGACAAATCAAGAGTACCATTCAAGGTCAATGTCAGAGCTGAAGGATCTGAAGAGTGCCAATGCAATGAAAGATGAGGAGATTCACTCTCTTCGGCGCATGCTAAGTTCTTTGCAGAGAAAGATGAATGCCCCTGCTCCTGAGAATGTGGACAAGTCTGAAGAAACTTCCAAAATAAGCACCACTCCTGTCACCGAAGACAAAGAGATTGCAGAAATAGAGGAGTACATGAAGCAATGCCAAGTTGAAGAGCAACTTGCTTCGTCAATTTCCGAGGAAAAATTTAGAGCAGAGATTGACAGGGTGTTGGAGAATAACTTGGGGTTTTGGTTGAGGTTTAGCACATCATATCATCAAATACGGAATTTCCAAACATCATTTGACAAGCTAAAAACTGAGATGGATAAATTGATTGATGCACAGGCACAGTGTGGTGCAGATGGAGTTCCTATCAGTTATCAGGTAGCAAAGCTGGAGTCAGctgttctagaaaaaaaattccggGATTTGAACACAGATCTTCAAGTTTGGATAGAAAAAAATGTGCTATTAAAAGGAGAACTAGAGAACAGGTTCTCATCACTCTGTGGCATACAAGAGGAGATATCAAAGATCGCAACTCTGGATAAAAGCGATGAAGTTCACTTCACCCCTTTCCAAGCTGCAAAACTCCAAGGAGAGGTGCTTAATATGAAACAAGAGAATAACAAAGTCGCTAAAGAGCTAGAAGCTGGGCTGGACCATGTAAGAGGTCTCCAAGTGGAGGTTGGCAGGGTGCTCTTGAAGCTCCGAGAAAATCTTGAATTATCTATAGCAAGAAGCAACCGAGCTCAGCAAAACTTCCGTAACCTGTCAACGAAAGCTGGAGTTCCCCTTAGAACTTTCCTGTTCGGCACGAAGCCAAAGAAACCATCACTCTTTTCATGCATGGGTCCTGGGGTGCATAAGCATCACAGTGGCTCAAGGGCTGGTCGTAGATGA
- the LOC136356486 gene encoding uncharacterized protein — protein MALPIARNGRAIPGRLPWPPAVFPVTVPPSPMPGSLPSPIKWNPLRAFYRFSPFPSSPVAAPPLPASSFSSLGAGHPPAACAASPVRRLTSPPPSSASQVSPLRRPALRFARGPSETRPRWCTVALPPLYHLQPPVPHCRSVGFRRRCLSRHRNAVLFPGQATASPVFRRNTVVPRRPLHPPRRNFPGRSRRHLLRPRSGKVSLGLASPPSEPLRCPSSSSPFVLNVDVPSVARHVVSLRRHPRPHRSSAFHAVLVSVQPLPAALVASSPIPVVVLSSFPVVVAFVPPSSRSRPLSASVKCAAAAPSSSSSSPPHRQALRRPRLAFVQGSPPKSSPRLSSPSFPAVSAALVRRCRSLASSRGGL, from the exons atggcgctcCCAATCGCCCGGAACGGCCGCGCCATTCCCGgccgccttccatggccgccggccgtgtttcccgtcaccgttccgccctctcccatgcccggctccctcccctcacctataaaatggaaccccctccgtgcgttctatcgttttagccccttcccgagctcccccgtggccgcaccacctctccccgcctcctccttctcttccctcggcgccggccaccctccagccgcctgtgccgcctcgcccgtgcggcggctgacgtcgccaccaccttcctcggcCTCGCAGGTGTCCCCTCtacgccggcctgccctccgtttcgcacgGGGACCatcggagacgcgtcctcgctggtgtacagtggcgttgccgccactgtaccacctccagccgcctgtgccgcatTGCCGGAGCGTCGGCTTTCGTCGTCGCTGCCTCTCCCGGCACCGGAACGCcgtcctcttccccggccaggccacggcgtcgcccgtatttcgccggaacaccgtcgtgCCGCGCCGACCTCtccatcctcctcgccggaatttcCCCGGTCGATCGCGTCGTCATCTCCTCCGGcctcgcagcggcaaggtctccctcggcctcgcctcccctccatccGAACCCCTCCGctgtccgtcgtcgtcgtctccgttcgtcctcaacgtcgacgtcccgtcggtcgcccggcacgtcgtctcgctgcgccgccaccctcgTCCTCATCGCAGCAGcgcgttccacgccgtcctcgtctccgtgcagccgctgccggctgcccttgtcgcctcctcgccgattccggtcgtcgtcctctcgtcgttcccggtcgtcgtggcgttcgtccctccgtcaagccgttctcgtccgttgtccgcgtccgtcaagtgtgccgctgcagccccgtcgtcgtcttcgtcctcgcctccgcatCGCCAAGCGTtacgccggccgcgtctcgccttcgtccaaggatcaccgccgaagtcgtcccctcgccttTCGTCTCCGTCGTTCCCGGCCGTCTCTGCCGCGctcgttcgtcgttgtcgttccctcgcctcgtcgcgtggtg gcttgtag